From Ramlibacter sp.:
TGCTGTTAAAAGTCCTGCTCCAATTAGTTTGTTGTCTGTTTTCATAATGTTTCCAAAATTTTGTTTTCGTCAAGTATTTTGAAAAACGGTTTCAGCATTTTTTCATACTCTTTTGTTAATGAGTAAAAAATGGTTTGAGCTTCTCTTTCTGTTTCAATGAGTTTTCTGTCTTTGAGTTTTCGCAAGTGTTGTGAAACCGCTGAAATTGTCATACCAAGAATATCGCTTATATCACAAACACAAAGTCGTTTTTCTTCATAGATCAGAAAGAGAATTTTCAGTCTTACGTTGTTT
This genomic window contains:
- a CDS encoding winged helix-turn-helix transcriptional regulator; the protein is CTMDNNSCIRQQADIKQINRCKDRVSELNGSFDYLSNGLELAGNNVRLKILFLIYEEKRLCVCDISDILGMTISAVSQHLRKLKDRKLIETEREAQTIFYSLTKEYEKMLKPFFKILDENKILETL